One window of Zalophus californianus isolate mZalCal1 chromosome 3, mZalCal1.pri.v2, whole genome shotgun sequence genomic DNA carries:
- the FAM216B gene encoding protein FAM216B isoform X2 has protein sequence MGEKQKRRQKLWNVPRIPCIRVPSSAYTHNTPLMKDLTQGQQRYFYSIMRIYNSRPQWEALQNRYIHSLQHQQLLGYITQQEALACATVLRDSTKRASAKPPSFI, from the exons atgggagaaaaacagaaaagacgaCAAAAGCTTTGGAATGTTCCACGGATTCCTTGCATTCGGGTCCCTTCCTCTGCCTACACCCACAACACTCCCTTAATGAAG GACCTAACCCAAGGGCAGCAACGCTACTTTTATAGCATCATGAGGATTTACAATTCCAGACCCCAGTGGGAGGCCCTGCAGAACCGCTATATTCACAGCCTTCAGCACCAGCAGCTGCTTG GCTACATTACACAACAGGAAGCTTTGGCTTGTGCAACTGTACTTAGAGATTCAACCAAGAGAGCCTCAGCTAAG CCCCCTTCCTTCATTTAA
- the FAM216B gene encoding protein FAM216B isoform X1, translating to MGEKQKRRQKLWNVPRIPCIRVPSSAYTHNTPLMKDLTQGQQRYFYSIMRIYNSRPQWEALQNRYIHSLQHQQLLGYITQQEALACATVLRDSTKRASAKVAPQRSIPQKPSAMTRTWLSALPVSVVRPRAQRAGPGSLRN from the exons atgggagaaaaacagaaaagacgaCAAAAGCTTTGGAATGTTCCACGGATTCCTTGCATTCGGGTCCCTTCCTCTGCCTACACCCACAACACTCCCTTAATGAAG GACCTAACCCAAGGGCAGCAACGCTACTTTTATAGCATCATGAGGATTTACAATTCCAGACCCCAGTGGGAGGCCCTGCAGAACCGCTATATTCACAGCCTTCAGCACCAGCAGCTGCTTG GCTACATTACACAACAGGAAGCTTTGGCTTGTGCAACTGTACTTAGAGATTCAACCAAGAGAGCCTCAGCTAAGGTAGCTCCTCAAAGATCCATCCCCCAGAAGCCTTCAGCCATGACAAGAACATGGCTGTCAGCACTACCTGTGTCTGTGGTTCGACCCAGGGCTCAAAGAGCAGGGCCTGGATCCCTCAGGAATTGA